A DNA window from Setaria viridis chromosome 2, Setaria_viridis_v4.0, whole genome shotgun sequence contains the following coding sequences:
- the LOC117844357 gene encoding putative HVA22-like protein g, with amino-acid sequence MAVSFITRLLTLALGYAYPAYDCYKTLELNTPQMEQLRFWCQYWILLAFLTAFERFADCAVSWLPMYGEAKLALVVYLWHPNTMGAGRVYGDYLRPFLAAHEADIDRGLLELRARAADATASHLQAAVSLGRAFLFEVVRRVSSRLQATRSPAGQGQ; translated from the exons ATGGCGGTATCATTCATCACCAGACTTCTAAC ACTGGCTCTAGGGTACGCCTACCCGGCGTACGACTGCTACAAGACGCTGGAACTGAACACGCCGCAGATGGAACAGCTGCGATTCTGGTGCCAGTACTG GATCCTGCTCGCGTTCCTGACGGCTTTCGAGAGGTTCGCCGACTGCGCGGTCTCGTGGCTGCCGATGTACGGCGAGGCGAAGCTCGCGCTCGTCGTTTACCTCTGGCACCCAAACACAATG GGCGCGGGCCGCGTCTACGGCGACTACCTCCGCCCGTTCCTGGCGGCACACGAGGCGGACATCGACCGGGGCCTTCTGGAGCTGAGGGCCAGGGCCGCGGACGCGACGGCGTCACACCTGCAGGCGGCCGTGTCGCTCGGGCGGGCGTTCCTGTTCGAGGTCGTCCGCCGCGTTTCGTCGCGGCTGCAGGCGACCAGAAGCCCCGCCGGGCAGGGACAGTGA